GAAAGCATTTAGAGCTCAATAAATTCCCTTCCATGAATGGTGCTTCCAAAACCGAAACTGGACTGGGCTGATTAGCTGCTTCCAAGTTCACGAGAAAGTCAGGGTCGGTGCCATACTGTTCGGATATCTTCATCGATATATCTTCCTGCAAGATTATAGTGCAAAAGTTCAAGGATATCCATGTTTCAAAGACAATGAGTAGTTCGAAATTAAAGCCGGAAAATTAGAATAACGAAAACATCCAAAGATAGTTATTAAAAGCTCAATGTATCGAGCACAAAATATAGTACGCATGTATCGTGCACTGACTGTATTGTAAATCCACCTTTTGTGCAAAGCATAGTACTAGTATTTATTAATCCGACCATAATAATTGGATGCTTAAAAAGGAAAGGAACATCGAACCTGTTGATTCCAAGTGTCGGGGATTCCAAAAGAAGAATCGTTATCCCTATCGGAGATAGTACAGTCCATTGGTTCAAACCGGTGCTCATTATGATTTTGGGTAGACTTGCCTGCATCTGTAGTTTCTTCTACAACCACCACATCAGGGACAATGGTTTGAGATGCAGGCAAGTACGATGATGACTCGGGATAATCCTCAGTAGACATTTTCCTACCTTTGATGTTGTTCCATTGATCGATTGGGATGATTTCATTTTCAGAACTAGAGTGAACGATACCACGCTTTAATGACTCGGGATCCTGCTTCTCGAGGTCATTCTCCTCGTATGTATTATTGATAACAGGTTTGTCTTCGGGCAAGTGATTCTTTTGTGATTCTCGGTCTGGACTAGATGGATACTGCTTGCATTTGGATCCTGAGTTTCTTTGTTTCGGACAATCTTTCCCGTTGGAACCTTGCTTAACCCACTTTCTTCTTGACCAAGGAAACACCAGCCTCATTGTCATATACGAATCAACATGGAAAGCTTTTGGAGTAGTCCTGATTATAGGACTTCTAACAGATGTAGAATACACTTGAGATCTCGACTTTATTAAGTCTCCATTGCCCCCGTTTTTCCAGCCATCTCTACTGCTAATACCTAAAGGACCACGAAAGGTTGCACATTTAGCATGGTCAGACAATGCGAGCATTTCACCGAGACTTCTGCTTCTGCCTCTACCCCCAAAAGAGGGTCCATTTTCCCGAAACTCTTTATTCATCCTCCATCTTTCCGAGATTTGCTTCTTTGCTTCCTGAGCCACATATGATCCATCTAAGTCGTGAAATAAGGGCTTGTACCAGTTGTTCACATCAGAGTTACTTCGGGAAGAAACCATCATGAACTCTGGCTCGTTTGTAAGACCTTGAGCATCACTGAATCCTAACCTTGGTGGCTCGAAAGAAACTTCGGTTTCAGAGGAATGGATAGACCTACACCCTGTGGATTTCACATCACCGGGAAAGTTCTTCCTCTCCTTAACTTGAGTACGCAAATTTCCTTTTCCGCAACCAAGGAACCCTTTGTTGTTCTTATCAGTCTCAGCCTCTCCGGACTTTGGTTTCAAAATGACAATTTTTCTAGAGGAAGGCCATCTTTCGTTGCTCGATTCCAGATGAAATCTAGGAACCATAGAAGTACCATCATGTCCATATTCCCTTCGGGAATCATTCACGAAGCCATTCTCGAGTTCTTGAAACAGCTTAGGATTTTCTTGAGAAGGGACACCTTCTTGATCGGTAATCATATAATCCGGTTTCTCGAAACGATTTGGTCCTTTGATATGCATTCGTTCCCGAGACGATCTTAAGTCTAATGACTCTATTACTTCAAATGCAACCTTGAACTCCTTTTGCTCTTCAATGCTAAACCGAAACGAACGCCGTTCATTGAACAACCGTTTCTCCCAAGCACCTATCGAAGCAACTTTACGCAGATAATTCTCTGAGAGCACTCTTTGTTGCTTCCTCTGCTTATTGACAGCTTGCTGAGATTGCAGTTCATCAAGACCCATTAATCTTGCAATCACACTTGGTGTAGCCGTGTTTTTCGACATTTTGTCTACTAGAAACAATCACTCCCTTAATTCAATCGCATCCTCAAATTGGCAAAATGCAGATACAATCTGCTACAAATGGAACAATTAACAAATTTAGAACTAAAAACCAACTAAATTAAAGCAACAATTAACAAATTTCATATCTCCACAAAGAAGAACATATGATTTACTTACCATAAACATCATTTTTTTtgtcaattaaaaaaattaaactttaaaaacAAGAAGATTAAAGCAGTCATATGAGCATATATGATAAAGCCAAGAATATAGGGAGGTAAAAAAAAAGGTTCATAGAAGACTCATAAATGCAAACAAAAAAAAGTAAAGCTAAGAGTAATAAATATGTAAGAaacaaaatcattaaaattcaCTTTCTTGTCAAAAGTAATAATTAGAACCCTAGCATGAAAACAAAGTCTAAAGTTCAACCCcatcatcaaaaaaaaaaaaaatacaaaatcattttttaaaaatacattgaaacaaataaaagaaaaccctttttttttctttaacaaAAGAATCAAACTTTAACAAAAGCAAACATAAAAAGATTTAACAAAATAGTAAAAAGAAGAACccaaggaagagaaaagaaaacccagaaaaaaaaaaggggaaagaaaATTGGAAGAAAGATCTGACCTTATTTGGAATGTTGGAATAGAGATTAGGGTTTTAGATGCTGAACAAAAATACCATCAAAATCACTTCATTTCATAGTGTGTGTTTTTCCAAAGGATTGATTATTGGGTATGATTAAAAGAATAAGATAACATAAGGGATCAAATAATTTTGTCTTGCTTATAATTCACGAAACAAAAAGACAAGCCGACATGTAGAACAAGTAGGTAGGTCAAACaccttatttatatattaaaaaaatcaaattgtgCATgcaaattcttttaaaaaatcaaatgggcggtttattttaaaaaaaacacaaaacAAAAATCTGGGAAATGGGTTTTTGGATTGAATCGAAGATTGGGGAAAAAATTGAAACTTTAGATTTGGAATAAAAAAAACAATGAAGATaataattttgatgatttgaggaagaaaaagaagggaaaaaaaaaaggtggGAATTTTGTAGGGACATGTTTTTCGCGTTGTTTCTGTCGTTTCGATGCTACGCGCGAACGTGAACTGTCGTTTCTTGCGTGTTTCCCGCCACCAAAAGAAACGgtcttttttttaataataaaaagaccctaatatttttattatattcaaGTAAGTTCTTAATTTTAGGTTTGTAACTGGATAAGTTTTTAGATACGTCATTAGCTTTTAATTTATctataaatattttcttataccCAAATTAAGTTATATTTTAGGACAAATTACACCATTAATCATTAAAATAAGGGTAAATTTTGTTTTGGTCAAttaaaaaaagttacaatttgatcATTGAATTATTCTAAAGTTTTAAtttaagtcactaaactattcaaaagtttttatttaagccaTTAAACTGTCAGGGCGACGATAGGTACGGTGGATCAATACTCATCAATGAGTAGAATAACATATATTAGATCTAAGCCGATTTAACGATCAATGTCAAAGATCAAAGAAAAAagttgtttgaattttgattCATAAACTCATGATGTCcaaaattatttcatgaaaaaaaagtTAAACTATAGAAGAGAAAGGGAACGAGAGCTTTTGATTGGTGCAACAGtacaaataaagaaaatcatatagTATTGATTTTAATATCCCAACGACATAAAtgaaacttttaaatagtttaatgactaaattgtaacttttttagtttaataattaaaaaaaatttacccataatcTAACcactaataatataatttacttttttttataaaagtgtttttgtatttttatataacatcaatataaattttatataagtaTAAGTTAAGCAAAAACATTTGAATTTGacgaaaatattttttattttctaatcgTATTACTGaattaacatttaaaaatatttataatttaatttaaaattattaattataattttattttattattcacatgCTCTTTCAAATCATAAAAAGAAACAACATTATTTAcgtataaattttattattaattataacatattgttatttttaaattatataaattaatctatttactttgtataatataattttttaaatttttacttgatattttattattaacttaAATTATGATATTAACTTCTTTTCCttcataaaatatatttattttaaatattatttacattaaatatgttttatatttttaatttataaaaataaatatgtgtATTCACCAGGTGAAAAAGAAAACTAGttgaataaaatatcatatcatatcttattttcaaatatctttttggataaagtaaaataaaattaatagtcacttatgtttgaaatattatgttttagtcaTTTAAGTTATtacgttgtaacattttagtcactgagccatTAATTGTCGTTAATGGTGTAACGGTAAAGCTGAtatggcacgttaaatcatcatttcaaatgaaaattttaggttaaattctacaaTTGATCCCTATATActttcgttttgagcaatttcttttcttttatgttcttttaagttttttttttttacattctcttctacttctctctctgttttcctcccttcttcatctattttaacgtagtttttctatgtttttcatttGCTAAAACTAGTCCACAAGCTTGCCCTagtcaaaaaaattaaattgttcaaaaaaataaaagtatagggactagttttaacaaatgacaaacataaaaataaaaaaaaaactacattAAAAGAAATGGGGAAGAaggaaaaatagagaaaaaagcgtaagagaatgaaaaagaaagttcaaagaatataaaagaaaaaaaattaaattgctcaaaatgaaaaaaatatggagatcgattgtataaattaacctaaatttc
The Gossypium arboreum isolate Shixiya-1 chromosome 10, ASM2569848v2, whole genome shotgun sequence genome window above contains:
- the LOC108480858 gene encoding uncharacterized protein LOC108480858 — its product is MSKNTATPSVIARLMGLDELQSQQAVNKQRKQQRVLSENYLRKVASIGAWEKRLFNERRSFRFSIEEQKEFKVAFEVIESLDLRSSRERMHIKGPNRFEKPDYMITDQEGVPSQENPKLFQELENGFVNDSRREYGHDGTSMVPRFHLESSNERWPSSRKIVILKPKSGEAETDKNNKGFLGCGKGNLRTQVKERKNFPGDVKSTGCRSIHSSETEVSFEPPRLGFSDAQGLTNEPEFMMVSSRSNSDVNNWYKPLFHDLDGSYVAQEAKKQISERWRMNKEFRENGPSFGGRGRSRSLGEMLALSDHAKCATFRGPLGISSRDGWKNGGNGDLIKSRSQVYSTSVRSPIIRTTPKAFHVDSYMTMRLVFPWSRRKWVKQGSNGKDCPKQRNSGSKCKQYPSSPDRESQKNHLPEDKPVINNTYEENDLEKQDPESLKRGIVHSSSENEIIPIDQWNNIKGRKMSTEDYPESSSYLPASQTIVPDVVVVEETTDAGKSTQNHNEHRFEPMDCTISDRDNDSSFGIPDTWNQQEDISMKISEQYGTDPDFLVNLEAANQPSPVSVLEAPFMEGNLLSSKCFLSVTASLNDVKRQLEFLRSESIEDYSEGPGMVVSSDDEPDPTEDSLKECDVNEYSTKSFRIAESRDFSYLVDVLTEAGFHTRNPDILNGWHSAETPISLSVFETLEKKYGEQISWKRSARRLLFDCINLGLIEILQPCLGDPMWTKPVSRRLTSYAQNLKEIEEELYMLLVSQENEAKTNSSEKVFGKDDGWLSLGYYIAAIGREIENSLIDELAAEIVSL